A stretch of Deinococcus aquiradiocola DNA encodes these proteins:
- the trhA gene encoding PAQR family membrane homeostasis protein TrhA produces MTRPLHRLHPSRLREPVNSLTHWAGVLLAVPVLAGLLVWAHLHHLSLWPFIVFGLSMAGLYAASATYHSLNVGERAMLWLRKLDHSAIFLLIAGSYTPLAYFGLNGIWREVVLYVIWGIALSGILLKLLTMRLPRWISTLLYVLMGWLALAFIPQLSRNLPHAAIFWLAAGGLLYTAGAVVYATKRWNPRPGVFGFHEIWHLFVLGGTGAHVAMMFALR; encoded by the coding sequence ATGACCCGGCCCCTGCACCGCCTCCACCCCTCCCGCCTGCGCGAACCGGTCAACAGCCTCACGCACTGGGCCGGCGTGCTGCTCGCCGTCCCTGTCCTCGCGGGCCTGCTCGTCTGGGCGCACCTGCACCACCTCAGCCTCTGGCCCTTCATCGTGTTCGGGCTCAGCATGGCCGGCCTGTACGCCGCCAGCGCCACCTACCACAGCCTCAACGTCGGCGAACGCGCCATGCTCTGGCTGCGCAAACTCGACCACAGCGCCATCTTCCTGCTCATCGCGGGCAGCTACACGCCGCTGGCGTACTTCGGCCTGAACGGCATCTGGCGCGAGGTGGTGCTGTACGTCATCTGGGGCATCGCCCTGTCCGGCATCCTGCTGAAACTCCTCACCATGCGCCTCCCCCGCTGGATCAGCACCCTGCTGTACGTCCTGATGGGCTGGCTCGCCCTGGCCTTCATCCCGCAACTGAGCCGCAACCTCCCGCACGCCGCGATCTTCTGGCTCGCCGCGGGCGGCCTGCTGTACACGGCCGGGGCCGTCGTGTACGCCACCAAACGCTGGAATCCCCGCCCCGGCGTGTTCGGCTTCCACGAGATCTGGCACCTCTTCGTGCTCGGCGGGACCGGCGCGCACGTCGCCATGATGTTCGCCCTGCGCTGA
- a CDS encoding site-2 protease family protein, with the protein MGLLSLLTTNPVAFVIVAVALVLSLTVHEFAHAWTADRLGDSTPRRAGRVTLNPLAHLDPFGAILLLVAGFGFARPVPINPNNLGRWGGLWVAAAGPISNILIAVVATVLLKVVPRSELGDTVLFYVLSINIVLAVFNLIPLPLLDGSRIVAALFPRTLGRALMEFEMQPYSFILVMVVIYLGRPVISGIIGGVQTWVLGLIGLY; encoded by the coding sequence ATGGGTCTCCTCAGCCTGCTCACCACCAATCCCGTCGCCTTCGTGATCGTCGCGGTGGCGCTCGTGCTGTCCCTGACCGTGCACGAATTCGCTCACGCCTGGACGGCCGACCGGCTGGGCGACTCCACGCCGCGCCGCGCGGGCCGCGTGACGCTCAACCCGCTCGCTCACCTCGACCCCTTCGGCGCGATCCTGCTGCTCGTGGCGGGCTTCGGCTTCGCGCGGCCCGTGCCGATCAACCCGAACAACCTGGGCCGCTGGGGCGGCCTGTGGGTCGCGGCGGCCGGGCCGATCAGCAACATCCTGATCGCGGTCGTGGCGACCGTGCTGCTGAAGGTCGTGCCGCGCAGCGAACTGGGCGACACCGTGCTGTTCTACGTGCTGAGCATCAACATCGTGCTGGCGGTCTTCAACCTCATTCCGCTGCCGCTGCTGGACGGCAGCCGGATCGTGGCGGCGCTGTTCCCGCGCACGCTGGGCCGCGCCCTGATGGAGTTCGAGATGCAGCCGTACAGCTTCATTCTGGTGATGGTCGTGATCTACCTGGGGCGGCCCGTCATCAGCGGGATCATCGGCGGCGTGCAGACGTGGGTGCTGGGCCTGATCGGCCTGTACTAG